TAACCAAATATTTTTGGGTTGCGATCTCTAGTGCAAAATAACGCGGTCAAGTGTGTGCAGTGCATTTTGAGTATGAGATGCATTAACTAAAACAACAGACAAGatgaatatatataccatatatgaTTGGGTAtgtaaaatgttaataatttatggctcaataaaaaaaaatatatatatatttgatatagtAATGCGACAGCACTAAACGTTATAggatttcaaaatatttattatatatacatatattatattacaaaaaaaacatttgaaattacCTAAATGTTTTAagaaatatgaatatatacatGGGGcatatgcttaaatataatttaattactcaGACGCAGCATTTGTGACATGAATTGGGgagtattaattttaattttaattatatacatttaaaaccCTATTTTGATCTGGTATCGtgttagttaataataattattattattgttttatataaccttttttttaataattactttTTGAAATTcctaaatatttactttagaaatttgttgaattaaacaacaatcatcatttaaacatatataaatgtagtgtttcaaaattagtttaaattacaaatattcgtactttttgtttacttttcaaAACTTCTTTATCTGCACGTGTTTGGAGCAGAAAACAAAATCCAACAGCGCCTTTGACCTTTGGTGCGGCTCGCCTAGGCAGCCGTcgtataaatcaaataaacataCGGAGTTGAGCGCTTTATCAACACAGGGCCATCAACATAAACAGGGCACATGTTGATGGGGCGCGTTGCCAACATGTTGCCCACATGGGAGCCACACAACTTACGTTCCacattgttgtttataaatacgAAATTGGAGCGCATTCGGTGCACGGAACCGCTTGGAACCgttgcaaaatttgttttcacgtttattattatttttttattttcacttgcGCTCGCGCTTCgtcgctctctttctcactctcactctctttagCTTGTGGCGTACGCTTCTCAGTgcgtttttcttttgatttctTTGGATTGACTGCTGATTTGAATCGCCTTCGCCGGCGGTTCTGCTGAGCgcggcattttatttataacagaACTCGCACTGCAGGCGGTCGTCACTTTGCGCTGTAAAAAAtccacataataataaaaaaaaaatataaaatatcgCGCgtctacgtgtgtgtgtatttgttagtgtgtgtgtgtgtgtgtgtagagttGTAAAAAGAATAATGAACAAATTGACAGCAGCGTGCAATTGGCTTGTGTGTAAATAGGCGATCAAGGCGACCTTAACCATGAGTGAAGCTAATGTGAGTTAAAAGCTAATTCAATCCATTAATGTCTGCtatagcttaagcaaattaagcaaacatatGCGTGTCTATATAGCTGAAAATCTAAACCCACTAATGGCCACATGTCTTTGACTTATGTCAATATAAAAGAGGAGCGGCCATAATGCTTCACGCCCACAGAATCTATGTCAAAGGACTCTCTCTGCATATGAGAGGGAAATTCGGGCGTAGAAAACTTGCAATTTCCAcaagacacgcacacactttgGTCGCTTCGTAACCATGACAATGCTTGAATAGTTTTATCCTGTTATGTTCCAGTTTCTTGACAAGTTCAAGGACGTTGCAACGGCCGCTGTGACATTATgaactaaacaaattaattcacaATGAATTGCCAcacggcgtatacgcaatgcctGAGCTAATCATCTAATTGAATCTACAGCTCAAGTGTGGGCAGGCTTTCAATTAGATGCCTGCCATAGACGTCTATGTAAATGCAACATCTGCAACTCTAACAACTGACAGTTTgcttattacaaaatttaaaaacttatttttacgAAAACACCGCAACGTTTctaattataaagaaaaaaagggCAACTTGATGCTGCCGTGTGCTGCCCACCACCAGCACAGCTGCAATCCATCAAATAGCGCCTGAGTCAGCCAAACAGCAGATGCTAATGCCAGCACCCAGCACACTCCACCCACCCCCACTCTCTTGTTCGATCTATGGCACTATGCGCTAATAATCACTTGAGCTGCTCGGCATTTTGTGTCAGTTGCGGGtcaattagctgcagctctaTTCCAGCGTATCAATGCTCTTCGACTGATCGCGCGCGCCACTCCCCTCATCCGTTCGTCCCTCCTCTGCTTGGGTTGATGTTGTTGCAGCTGAGCCCAACAAATCTGTGGCAAGGCGTGTGTATGTCAGACAGTGCTTAACCCCATAATCCTGACAATTGCTTGTCGTTGACTTTGCTCAAAATGAGGTGACATCATTACGAAAATTTCATGTATTTATGGCGGCAGACGTGCGCCTCAATCGCAGCGCTGCCAAGTGGgccaaatgacaacaacaacaacaacaacatctttGAACAATGCACCCATGTACAtagatatttgtttataagcacATGCGTGCCATAAACAGACTCGACTGATGATCAAGTTTGCCGAAactaaaaaacgaaaaataaatatttttgctagaAAACTGCAATTgagtttgtattttatattattaaacaaagtAAATTCCGACTAAATAAGTTATATTCACctgtaattgttaaatttattggaATAGGAACATCTAGTCACTTCAACAGTTACCGGACACCATACAAaacattggtgaaattaaTATGCGTATATCAAAGGCGCTAAACAATTCACATCGTCACCATTACCAATTAACAGTTATTTCATAAACATCCTGCTTCGTTTCTTTATTCTAAAATTTAACCTGGATATAAGATTTTTACGTACTTAGTACGTgttattcaatattatttttattcttcaccaacaaactcaacaattgctaccaaaagaaaaaaaaattgagatGCTATAagttttgataaatatttattttaattctacAAGTTCATgtacattaataaattattttagcatattACTTATAAAGAGCGAAAACAAAATGTCTTTACAATTATTAGAAAgtgtttaaaatgttttaattaaaaaaaaatcactaACTTGTTGAATATTTGGAATTTAACTACTTAAAATacgcatttttgttttatttttctcaacatatttatgcttttattattcTAGATCACATCATTGCTGCGTCCGCGCAGTGGTAGTGTCTGTTATAAGGCTATAGAGACGCCTGAGGACGTTGctgcagcatcaacagcaacagcagcagcaacaacaacagcaacagttgctgctgttaagccACACGTAACAGTAAAGAGCAAGAGTCGAACTTGTGGCGAGGCACAACATGTGCATGTCGATCTTATACCAACATTAAACTTTAACttccaagcaacagcaacaacaacaacaacaaatagtaaGGCAGCAACATCTACAGACGACGCTGAGTTagcgcaacatgttgctaagaCAGCGTCAGCAACATGCGCTGTTAATGAAGACGATGCGGATGCTGATAACAGTTCCATACGGACATATATAGTGTCAAGCAGCTTTACAACATCGAGCAGCACACCCTACGCCGTGAGCTCCACAGACACTGCGGAGCTATTGCGTCAACAGAATAATCTCAGTTTGACTGAGGACGAGCAGACGATTTCATCGTTTAGCATAGAGCAGCCCACCAGTTCCATGACCATTGACATGGCtgagccacagcaacaaaccgcaacaacaaccacaagaaGTGAggtgaccagcagcagcgatgtgCTGGGCAGAGGAGCTaccaacaacacaacaacaacaacgacgacaacaactagcagcagcatagAAGAGGAAATTGAGGAGGCATTGGAGCTGAGTGAGGGCGTGGAGGAGCAGCTGCGCTCCAATTTAGACAGCACAACAGATGCCAAATCCTCACAAGCGCCAAGGGAACAAAGTGCCAAAGCCGACAGCAGCGAGGATGCTGCACAGTTTCGCATCGATGATGCAGAACTCTCGGGCGGACAGCTGGCGCAACATTTTCTAGTCGCCGACGACAGTGACGAAGAGGATGAGCAGGAAGATGAACAGCAAACATTATCAgaggacgatgatgatgacgacgacgactttGATATAAGTTTGCCTTTGGAGGGAGCCAAGCCTGTGCACTCGCGGCACGAGGAGAGCGAGGAGCAGCCGCAAGGCGAGGAAAGTCTAAGCAACCAAAGCACCACCGATGATGTCTCTGACTTTGTGGATGAGCCGCAGCTGGTGTCCAGCTCGGCGCAACTGGAGCAGGATCACTCGCTGGAGGAAATAGTAGCCACCAATGAGTCTATAGAGTTAAGCTATGAGCCAGAGGAGCACACAATAAGCAGCACGCAGCAAGCCGAGCAGCTGACAGACCTGGATGCCGTTGCCACGCCCCTAACGGGCAGCCTGCAGCCTCTgaagctgccacagctgcagcagccgcaactaATGGAAGCCAAGTCGGCCAGAGCATTGGAAacgctgcaactgcagccagAGCGTCTAGAGCTAACCATGCTGGACATTGCAGACGACAGCGAAGAGGAAGAGTGTGCGCTGCAGTTGATGAAGCTGCGTCTGCTGGCTTTGCAGCAGtcgcaatcgcaatcgcagtcgcagctggaGCTGTCTGGCAAGGCTTCACCCACAGAGTCGCCCGCGCCGCAAGTTAATTTAAGTGGCGAACTCAAGCAAATGGAACGCGTGCCCATGAGCGAGTTTAGCAAGGATGTGCTTGAGGACATAACCGAGGAGAGCGAGCGTTTGCTATCGCTTAGCACCAACGCCGAGGAGCAGCAGTCGCTGTCCATTGAGGAGTCCAAGACGCTGCTGGCGGCAGGCAAGTTGGCCAGCAGTTCCAGTGTCATCTCGCTCaacatgctgcagcagctggagacgCAAgtacagcagctgcaacagcaactagagACGAAGGACAACTGCCTGGCCTCACTCAATCTGCAGCTGGAGTCGGCGCGACGCGAAACCAGCACAGGTCCCGGCTCAGCCAGAGACTCCAGCTCGCTGCAGACAAACTCCACGGAATATCGCACGCTCCAAGAGGAATACGGCGCACAGGTGAGTCCATCAAACATctattgcaattgctataaTGACTTGTCGCTCTTTTCTGGCTTACAGACCTTGGACATTTATGTGGAGTTGTCGCGTCGCGATGACATGATTGCCAAGCTAACAGAGTCACTGCAGCAGTCGCTCGGCGTGCGTGAGCAGCTGCAAACAGACGCTGAGCGCCTGGGCGGCGAGTTGCAAGCGATGCGCCGTCAGCTGGCTGAGGCTATGCATAAGATGAAAGGCAGCAGCGACTGGGAGGCGCAGGCGGGCGCGCGTCTGTCTGAGATTTCCATGGACTTGATAAGCGAAAGCGAGGATGAGCTGGCGCCACATCTGCCcaacgatgatgatgagcatgACTTGGGagtgcagccgctgccgcccGAATGGCCGCCAGCGTtcagcaagcaaattgaacAGTTCCAGAAGTGTCTGCTGCCTGGAGAGCTGCGTCCCTTTCTGCTGGTGCAGCGCAAGTTCGATGACTACTTGACACAGCAATTGGCCCAAAGCAAAGCGGAGCATGCAGCCGAGCTAAGCCGCTGgcaaagcgagcagcagcaaagcgaagCCACGCACACCAAGCAGATGGAGGAACTGCGCAAATACTTTGAGCAGCGCTGTGCGGACTTGGAGAAGCAGTACTCGGATGAAATATTCTCGCACAAGTCGCAGCAGCTGGGCGGCGACAGCTCCTCGGAGTGCTCAGAGGCCGAGCAGCTGCCACTGGAGCTGCCCTCCAAGGACTCAACGCCACGCAAGCGCAAACGCGCCGAACTGTTGCTTAGTCCCAGTCATCGTCAGTTGACGCCCAGTGGCGTGGATGCCAGCAAGCAATGCAAGGATGAACTGGAAATCGCTGAGCTCAAGATCTTCTatcaaacacacatacacgagCTGAAGCGTGGCCATGAGGAGCAGCTGCGCAAGCTGACCGAACGCCTGCGCTTCTATGAACGTCGCCAGGTCGAAGACGAAGACTTTGTGGTAAGTTCACGATCGAGTTGCGGCATGCTACACTTTGTGTTACAATCTTACCTGTTGCTAATGTTTACTAACTGTTGCTGACATGTTCTTGCTTGTCTCTCTTTAACCCCCGCCCCGCCAATAAAACGATAACCCACAATGTTACTACCTGGCCACCCAactcaacacacacgcacattaaCACAGTCCACACCCACCAAGCTGCCGCCTACCTGCGCCGAGGCTGCCAcccccgccgccgccgccggcaaTACCtccttaattattattgatgaAGACGAGCTGAATCCGAACAACGAGTCGCAGGTGATTCAACGCATTATTGCCGAATACGAGCGTCGACTGCAGGAGCAACTGGCGTTGGCTCGCCAGGACATTGCCACCGAGTTGGAGCAACAAATCCAGGTAAGCTTTTGTCTCCCCCTTCCCCcgcactcacactcacactaaCTGCATGCTGTGTGATTCACGCCAAACTGCAGCATGAAGCGTTACAAACATTTCCATCTACCTTATAACTGTTTaggatttatttatatatttatttgtgcgcTCGTTTGATCAAAATGTTGTGATTGCTCGCGCAGCGTCAGGCGTGCAATGTTTTTGTCAACTTGccagcaaatagcaaatagtgaacgaaaacaaagcaaaaaacaattcACATTGGTGACGTTTTACCCCTAGAACTTTAAACTGTGCGTGTGGCCGCCTAGAACTTAGAGATCTATGCGGCTTGTGGCTTGGCATACTCTAccttatgatttatttatttatttggctcAGAGAGTTGGGCACGGGCTTGCTCGGGCTTCTTGAGCAGCGGGCAtcatcaaattatatattaacatCGCGCTGATCCGGGtctgtaatatttatttcgacCCTTGAGGGGGCTTTGGAATTAATAAAGTTCGTGCCTGTCCTTAAACTGTGCTATGTTTAGTCTGAAATATTTTCCTAATTTATCAAGTgtgctttaatattatatttaaaaaagaaaataatttttgtatggggaatagaaaaatatgaatattagttacttataattaaaatggaTTAGAAACAACATCCAATCATTTCTTCTAATATTTGTTGAGGCCTTTGTGTAAAGTCCACAGTAAAGTccgatttattattattagagtCATTTTTTCAATGAAATTAAGTTTCTCTTACAGTTAACATAACGGTcgctctaatttattttatttattttaattgagcctagaattaaattctatggtacaattggtatagccagagcaacaaaggcttTCAGGCTgtctaatatatttattaatcataataattatgGGAAATACCCGTTTTCTAAAGCTTTTTTTTGTGACGAGAATTCTAAAAATGATCTCAAATCAATCAAACGAAGTAGATGTagcgtatttaaaatatgtttggtttcattttatgctttggAACAACCTGAATGCAAACAGACTGCACTTTGATATCAGCGAGCTATTTTTAAGGCCAAAGTCAACGATCCCAGCGGTGTGCATTGACTTATGTTGCACTTCATTTAATGTTGCAGCAGTGACATTATGCTGCGACGAGCAAATGTGGCGAGGCGCTGCCTAATTGAGTTCTCCTCGAGATTTATGTGTAATAGGATATGCCGCTCGGCTGAAGCATAGTTCCTGCAATTCCGCTAGACAAGTCAACGGTTAACCAATGCGTAGACTCAGCATAACGTGTGTCCCATTTAGGCTGTCAAAAATAGTCGCAACATATGCACATCTTATGTGtattgtgtgtatgttgcCGCTTTTTGTCTGCTTGCCAATAAAATTTAGCAGACGCGCTGCCTGTCAGTTGACAAAGTTTCCCCCCCAAACATACAGATgtccatatatatttatatatatatcaactCGCAcgcttatttatgtttatcagGCTAGCGCGCCAAATTTGTGGCACATGTTTGTCATTGCATGACATAAACAAAGACAGACCAAAGTCTGTATTGAAGTAtaaacatacacataaattaaagttggacCGCAGCTCATGCGGCCCCCAAAAACGGAAGTGTTAAGGGTAAGGGTAGGCTCACGGCTTAGAATGAATTAACTGCAGTCCAGCAGTTAAATTTAGAAGTGCCAACAAATGAATGCAGCCTCAACTCGATATATACAGACTgacatatttgtaatttgagtGCAATAACAATGCGTAGAGTTGTGCCCTTATGTCCGAAAATTAACGaacataaatttgaattaattttaacgCACGCACAGCAGCGGCATTCGATCAAGCAGTGTCTTATTGCACTGCTTTGCCAACAGAGAATAATTCTAAGAAACCCAGtgataacaatttattacacTGATCAACATTTCAGAGGATCGATTGATAAAACTTAAGTTCAAAATACGTTTTAACTTTATATGTACTGaatgagtttattttataaatatagatgGGTTTGGTGGACATACTGgaagatttatataaaatatatatatttagcttgcATTCAATAATATAAACGTATGGAAAGTATACCACAGAATCCAGCGAAATTGTAGACTAGCCATTTCAGCAATAAATGTTTCGCAAacattaaatacttaaaataattgcagacatgttaaatttatgtttaaacaaaataattattattacttgtggcaaatatgtttaattatttggtttttatttttatttgctttaaataaattgcatttgcataattaattaaattaaataatacttCTAGACTTCTAGCATTTAGTATTTggtataaaatcaaaaataattagatGCTGAGAGGCTGTTAGTTATTAAACTAGCTGCAAAATGTGAGCGCATGTGAATATTGAGCGCAGCGAGTAATGTTTCTTTTCACGTCCTCGCGTCGCTGGGTGCAGTCGGCATCGCTCGCGAGAAGATCTGCGAAGAGCGTTAAATAGACCGCGCTCCGTGACCATCAGCTTAGTTCATTGCGTGATTTCAATGCGTGCGGATGCTGAGCGGAAGAAAGTGAAATATTGTGAATATAAGAAcgtacaataataaatacttatacatatatctacAAAGTgaataatatatgtacatgtgcgTATTTGTGTTGAAGAGGTTTCTAAATgattgaaatttgcattgcaaacaaattgagttgttatgatgaattattattaaatgaaattgtcaTAGAAAATACGTTCATAGatcaacattaatttatatctgtgtgtgtgtgtgtgtgtgcaacgcgccaaattcaaaattaacgGTTTTTATGTTCATGTTGAATATACATAGATGCATGTAAAGGAAATTTTTGGATACCAAAGAACTGCCAAAAAAGTAAGCATcaagtttaacaattttaaaatagaatAAACAAGCGCCATATGCCTGTTTTGGGATTTTATTATGTCTGGGCCTACAAATCTCCAGAGCACTCGAAACACAAACATTtgacaaaaagaaattttgtATAGCGTgaaaaatggaaatggaaatgtcGTTGCCCTTTTTCCCCAAAACCATAAACCGTTTGCGCGCTCATTTCATTCCAAAATGTGTAAAGTTATTTTGGGTGTAAGGCTCAAAATTTTCTGTGGTTTTCGAGTGTTTGCTATTTTGAAGTAAATTTCAGTATTTTTAGAGCGTCATGCGGCGCTGGGGAAAACTTTACGGAATTTTTGAGTTAAAGCGGATGCAGAGCAAGAAGTTTCTAATTAAATGTAGCTGCTAACAATTGCTTGCCCAATTTACTCCAATTACATTATCAACTTGAGTGCAGTAATTAACGACTACAGTCAGCATTTATTAgcgtatttattataaacataaacagtTTATGTAGCAGCTTAATTTTACGTTTATCGCCACTTTGATCTAAGaaagttttgcataatttatgacgTGCAGACTGTGTGGTGGCACAATTTTAGCTTTGAGTGCATGTACGCCACGCATTGCGGCAGCTAAAAATACTTAGTGCAACCACAAATGCAAgctgacaaaaataaatctcTTACTAGcaatcatttcaattttaaacaagCTGCATTAAGACCATCATGAAAATGGGAATTATAGGCAAGCAGCAATGTAAATAGGCGTTGAGAACAGAGCTGCGGAAAATAATAATCGCAAGCATCAAAGATCATGACTCTTTAGCTGACAGATAAGACAGCCAATGACGTGCAAGTCGTAGCGTTCCCTAGAGATGGGCATaggatttaattttaatattgataatAATTAAGAAAAACTGTAAATTGTAATATGGGGTGGAGTCTATTGAAAATTTGATTAGCAGTCGAGCTCAACTTTAGTGTTGGCtttgtaaacaaatgtgtCACTTATGGCAAAAGAAGAGTTAAAATAAGGCTATTCAAAGCTTggttaaaaaacaattaaagagaatttatttatatgagcaacaatttgttgcaagcacaaaCCACAATTGCACTTGCATGCAACATTGagtcttaatttaaaaatacagcCCTTTAGTCAGCGCTGCTATCTGAACATGCAACAAACTCCCTCAACGCCTTGGTGGCACATATATTAAGATTTATGTGCTGCACGCGTCCGCAGACAAAGAATTGCTTTGCAGACGAAATGCATTACCACTGCGGAgtgctgttgttggcagctcgataaacaaataaaacaaaaaagcgaacagcaaaagttcaatataatttgatgcataaatatttggcttGAATGCGgctacaaacaataaatatttagactGAATTGCAGCTTATCAAAGGGTCAAAAGCTGCGGACGCATGTTGCCAACAGATTTCTACAGACATGCCCCaagtgttgtttatttatttgtgttgttgtctTCTTGCAGAGCTTGCTGTCGGAGAGCGCGGCCAACGATCAACATTGGCCCAAGGAGCTGATTTTGCTGCGCGAGAAGTTTACGGCCAAAAGCCAATTGGAAATAACGCAGCTGAATATCAAACATGCTGAAGAGGTAAGTGCGACAAGTAGAGATCAAGTTAAGGCTTTAACTAATAAACTTTCTTTTAGATGTCGCGCCTGAAACTTGAATATGAGAAGCAGCTGAATCGCAAGAACAAGCGGCATTTGACATTTGATGCTTCACGCGACTTGGACAACATCATAAGCGAGCGCGATGGACTGCGTGAGTTGTCCAAAAGCTTTCGCCACGTGCTCTGCCGCTTGGCCAAGTGTGTGGCCAACTGCGAGGATGATTTGAATGCCACCTTGTCGGAGGAGGTGCAGCGCATATTGACGCAGAGTCGCGGCCATGAGAGTGGCGAGGATGTGGAGCATACGCTGAGCAGTTCACTGCTGCAGGTTTCGTTCAACAATACCAAACGCCTGGTGCCCGATGTGCACAGTCTGCTGGAGCTGGTGGAGGATCCGAGCCTGCTGCAGTTCATCGACAGCAAGAGCAATGAAGAGCAGCAAGAGGACTTTGATCTGGGCGACTGCCTGGAGCGTCTCAAGTCCGAGGCAGCGTATTTGCTGCGTCTGTCCGAGGATCTGGCGCCTGAAGTGGATGAGCCAGAGAAGCAGGAGCATGAGCAGTGCTGTGAGGCTGAGGATGGTCTAAAGACTACAGCGGCAAACGGTGTGCTCAAAATACTGCGCACTAATTCACTGAACGATCAGCAGCTGGGCGAGGCGCATCAGCGCAAGAGCAGCCAAGGCGTGCTGCTCAGCAAGCCGCACAGCTCGCTGCCCATTGATCTGCAGCAACATGCGGGCAAGGCAGCCTCCGAGCTAAGCTTCCAGCTGGTGGAGCTTAAGAATCGTCTGGTCAAATCGGAAACTGATCGccagaagctgcagcagcagctcagcaacACCATCGATCGCAATGCGGAGCTGGGGCATGAGCTGCAGACGCTGCGGGATCAACTGTCGCAGCTGAACTCGCTCAATCACACAGACTATGCCGAAGGCTACGGCCTGGGCGACATGAAGAGCACGCCCACGCAGCTCGACACTTCGGCCAGCTTTGTGCAGCTGCAGGAGCGTGCACGCCAGCTGCTCATCTCGCccacaaagcaacagcaaacgcaGCAGTCGCCTGATAAGCCAGGCAATGCCACTgtggagctgctgcaaatgattGAGGACTTTTGTCGCGAGGGCGACAAGGTGGTGGAGTGCAACAAGAAGGACCGCGAGGATCTGCAGTCACAGGTAAGAACACGCACTATAATctgtgtgccacgcccccttTAATCTGTGTGCTAAACGCatgcaagaaataaaaacgcCAGACAGCGCGTTTCTCTTTTGTTGACCCTTACCCTAACcgtactactactactaccaaCCTCATCATCAATCGACAGATCGACACTGCCGACAAGCAGCTAAAGGCCACGCGCCTGTTTCTGGAAGAACAGGCCGCTGAGCGCGAGCAGGAACGCGATGAGTTCCAGCGCGAGATTGAGCAATTGAAAGCGCAATTGCGCGACAAGGAAAAAGAGCGCAGCTCCTTTGCCAATGCCTCCGAGGAGGTGAGTGCTTGTCACTTCACTACGCAAGGCTGCTCTTCATCAGTtcttgctttgattttgttttccTTTGGGTTTTTCCTTTacgttttgattttgttgcggTTTcgtttctttctctctcactctgttattgttgctaacaaTTTGCACGTTCTAACAAATGgttaaatgtaatttgcacatttttacaCGCCTAACAAACTTTCTAGTTCATTTGACTGCACACAAACAGTTCATAaaattcaacttaatttcatttcaaaataaacaaaattgtttatgtttttattttatgcaaagctAAGCTGCACCTGTTTagtattttcaaaaaatattatacgcGCACTCGTAAAATGAGTGAAACTTTTGGGCCCCCAACTGCTTGCTCAATGGAGTCAAGGGCAGCCTGAATGATTGCCATACATATAGCTATAATGCTGAGGCACTCGTCTAAAGCTTTCGCAAGCTTGCTGCCATTCCTATTTATAGCgcagaaattaattaagtagCGAGGGAGCCATGCGAAAGATTTCCATTTACAAAGTGCTTAACCTT
The DNA window shown above is from Drosophila busckii strain San Diego stock center, stock number 13000-0081.31 chromosome 3L, ASM1175060v1, whole genome shotgun sequence and carries:
- the LOC108599530 gene encoding rootletin isoform X4 produces the protein MNIYTIYDWITSLLRPRSGSVCYKAIETPEDVAAASTATAAATTTATVAAVKPHVTVKSKSRTCGEAQHVHVDLIPTLNFNFQATATTTTTNSKAATSTDDAELAQHVAKTASATCAVNEDDADADNSSIRTYIVSSSFTTSSSTPYAVSSTDTAELLRQQNNLSLTEDEQTISSFSIEQPTSSMTIDMAEPQQQTATTTTRSEVTSSSDVLGRGATNNTTTTTTTTTSSSIEEEIEEALELSEGVEEQLRSNLDSTTDAKSSQAPREQSAKADSSEDAAQFRIDDAELSGGQLAQHFLVADDSDEEDEQEDEQQTLSEDDDDDDDDFDISLPLEGAKPVHSRHEESEEQPQGEESLSNQSTTDDVSDFVDEPQLVSSSAQLEQDHSLEEIVATNESIELSYEPEEHTISSTQQAEQLTDLDAVATPLTGSLQPLKLPQLQQPQLMEAKSARALETLQLQPERLELTMLDIADDSEEEECALQLMKLRLLALQQSQSQSQSQLELSGKASPTESPAPQVNLSGELKQMERVPMSEFSKDVLEDITEESERLLSLSTNAEEQQSLSIEESKTLLAAGKLASSSSVISLNMLQQLETQVQQLQQQLETKDNCLASLNLQLESARRETSTGPGSARDSSSLQTNSTEYRTLQEEYGAQTLDIYVELSRRDDMIAKLTESLQQSLGVREQLQTDAERLGGELQAMRRQLAEAMHKMKGSSDWEAQAGARLSEISMDLISESEDELAPHLPNDDDEHDLGVQPLPPEWPPAFSKQIEQFQKCLLPGELRPFLLVQRKFDDYLTQQLAQSKAEHAAELSRWQSEQQQSEATHTKQMEELRKYFEQRCADLEKQYSDEIFSHKSQQLGGDSSSECSEAEQLPLELPSKDSTPRKRKRAELLLSPSHRQLTPSGVDASKQCKDELEIAELKIFYQTHIHELKRGHEEQLRKLTERLRFYERRQVEDEDFVSTPTKLPPTCAEAATPAAAAGNTSLIIIDEDELNPNNESQVIQRIIAEYERRLQEQLALARQDIATELEQQIQSLLSESAANDQHWPKELILLREKFTAKSQLEITQLNIKHAEEMSRLKLEYEKQLNRKNKRHLTFDASRDLDNIISERDGLRELSKSFRHVLCRLAKCVANCEDDLNATLSEEVQRILTQSRGHESGEDVEHTLSSSLLQVSFNNTKRLVPDVHSLLELVEDPSLLQFIDSKSNEEQQEDFDLGDCLERLKSEAAYLLRLSEDLAPEVDEPEKQEHEQCCEAEDGLKTTAANGVLKILRTNSLNDQQLGEAHQRKSSQGVLLSKPHSSLPIDLQQHAGKAASELSFQLVELKNRLVKSETDRQKLQQQLSNTIDRNAELGHELQTLRDQLSQLNSLNHTDYAEGYGLGDMKSTPTQLDTSASFVQLQERARQLLISPTKQQQTQQSPDKPGNATVELLQMIEDFCREGDKVVECNKKDREDLQSQYAQLEAQLSEVNQKLAESNAKRDTFEVELKTSIDKIFMLREIISELETQVQTKSLNEQVLTEKSKQLEDYVQLQIRSNDALQQEVHSLKTDIGEGYQARIRQLEEKLQLERPSAEQSIVLTQLAEQLRDIETTLEQKTKTLESLHNSNTASNSCSLSATEDVSVHTKQPNMPRSAGGTPSPHHHSLTVEGVQRVSEKLDKHTRVEEAAIKRVRDLEMQVMQMRAGCVELQHERDSLQGRIDEQTERISTLQSRLEEQRQRAEQLHRAGTSDLNSRNHELQNELRNLSEQLAARDKQMAMLQQQLQRSKDEITRLEAELGQRSQPDRSLVQRLEAELQQLKEKMRNETVQRLAMPDLMETMLADKNDEIDHLQQQLEAKERELQAAKEQISPKQDVSGKHSGRTLSDIGSITEFPEPEVDRRAVQRSPSATLQLPDNAGGFLHQTMETSKEAVANLTYKRTDDLSGFVLAHPVNTFEHPHYFQDQHALGVTAQSSGNLTPGLVPRHINFSNLTEDSKLKTPCMLQQTPELPKALTPMPELLQLQQQLNDLEQQKQQQRTQLERNVAELKEQLQQQQQSEQQYKQRISALESKLLETAALEASERENLRRELNVVSAAHDQYVQQQQQTAAARQQQIETLTAELRSKTEQLQTVERELERLKHSEQSSRLYSVDEIAQQVEKELNYSAQLDSNIRKAIESEEENNLDHKLQQKEVQTDDEQVARTGHGTDDENFTGERELLNQLEALRAQLAVQREQCETMAQELHGEKLHSQDIQEQDVLIIEAMRKRLETVLDTEDELHKQLDMERERCERLQTQLTSLQRAESRRNSSMLKSPVDSPRKSPRADFESELSERLRSELKLLTAQNERERERSADAQRNSERERQRYEKELQERVAYCERLKQEMDKLARDKESAELELEHFNERLTLQANEIESLESRMVAMQEAETRRASTRTRQHQEQAKLQAELLELQSKLLAAESAKETLEQKIAQLRYDVTRSAQRETKLTEALAQANDRLAHSTEDTVPAQFLQKMKDINALLAENTQENRQMAETVQYLVGERIALQKKCEELGSNGVGELEERCRQLLGRYLRVESHRKALVYQKRYLKLTLESYQASEQLALQTLPGSQLPASQQQQRTKKKLFKTVALAIIAIQRIKYIGRIWHTGKRIVSKSVFTITQQRSAANMNANASAASNANLNLNNNLPTNANIGRSSKLCNGPIPYWRQLVNFSALQPIVLANDYSLQKPHCHNNNNNNNTNNNNNNKDNDSDLPTLAKLDWPIAQKPKRINARHH